Within Bacteroidota bacterium, the genomic segment ACTTGAAGTATCCTATGATATTATCAGTATTAAATCACTTTACGAGAGTTTCGAAAAGAGTCTGAATCCATACTTTGAAGGCACATCATTTGATGTTGCTGAAGAAAACCTGCAATCGCGTATTCGTGCTGTATTACTAATGGCCATGTCGAACAAATTTGGCTACATATTAGTGAATACTTCAAACAAAAGTGAATTAGCCGTAGGCTATGGAACATTATATGGTGACATGTGTGGAGGCTTATCAGTATTGGGCGATTTATACAAAACAGAAGTAATAAAATTGTCTAAATTCATTAATCGGGAAGAAGAAATTATACCTCTAAACATTTTAACAAAACCTCCATCAGCAGAATTAAAACCTGATCAAAAAGATAGTGATTCACTCCCCGATTATAGTATATTAGATAAAATTCTCATTAATTATATTGAGAAAAGAAAAGGTTTTGAAGAATTAACTACGATGGGTTTTGATCCTGTTGTGGTGCGTAAAATACTTAATCTTGTAAATAATAACGAGCATAAACGATATCAAGCACCACCTGTGCTCAGAGTATCTGATAAAGCATTTGGAATTGGCAGAAGAATTCCCATTGTAGCAAGTTATTCTATTTAGATTCCTCAGCTACTTCTGGTTTTGAGAGTAATAATAGCATAAATGTGAAAAAGCCAATACCCGCTTGCCTTTCAAGTGTCGACTCTGCTAAAAATGTAAAAATCATTATTGTCAGAAATGCAACAAGAATAGCTGAATTTTGTTTTATGCCGACCTTATAAGCTGAAATCAATAAATAAAGGAATAAGACAAAACCCACTAAACCCATTCCTGCCAATATTTCAAGAAACTGATTATGAGGCCCTCTCCTATTCACCATGACTAAGCTTGATTTTTCAGCATCAAAAATTTCCCTCATTTCCGCTTTAACATCAGCCAACCCTACTCCAATAACAGGCGATTTTAAAAACACCTGAAAACTTTTCTGCCAATACACTAACCGCATGGATATTGAATAGTGATTAATATCTCCCCCATTGCGGAATGTATTAATATCTTCTACTGATTTTTGATACCGATTATTCAACACTGGAATATATTTTACAGAAGCGATTCCAATGGAAACTATCAATACCAATGAAAATAGTGTTAAAACAATTTTGCTATTTTTAAAACCATAATAGATCAATAGAACAAAACCACAACCATATAAAGCAAACAATCCGGTGCGTGCAGCAATTGTATGAATAAAAACAAGGTTAAAAAACAGTAAACTATAGTTAATAATCCTCAGATATTTTCTATTAAAAAAATACTTATGTAAGAATAGCCCTGAAATAATGGCAAAGGCTAATATAAAACTATAATAAATATGGTTAATATTGGCAATGATGGGAGTTGGTTTTGCTTTAAAGATCAGCCTGTTTATCTCATCATAATGAATTAGATAATTAATGAATGACAATAAGCCTGCAAAAA encodes:
- a CDS encoding O-antigen ligase family protein, whose translation is MNTKSLIKDNIGFAGIILFLFGLLFSPFILSISLLPLLIQPFLLHSPKEIFQKLFQDKVSILLLLYFMLIILGIFYTSNLNLFWKDLQLKLPFLLLPIAFIYPNYYSKKSIFRILSIFIVLTFFAGLLSFINYLIHYDEINRLIFKAKPTPIIANINHIYYSFILAFAIISGLFLHKYFFNRKYLRIINYSLLFFNLVFIHTIAARTGLFALYGCGFVLLIYYGFKNSKIVLTLFSLVLIVSIGIASVKYIPVLNNRYQKSVEDINTFRNGGDINHYSISMRLVYWQKSFQVFLKSPVIGVGLADVKAEMREIFDAEKSSLVMVNRRGPHNQFLEILAGMGLVGFVLFLYLLISAYKVGIKQNSAILVAFLTIMIFTFLAESTLERQAGIGFFTFMLLLLSKPEVAEESK